From Salinirubellus salinus, the proteins below share one genomic window:
- a CDS encoding type IV pilin N-terminal domain-containing protein, whose product MDIKNIFTDEDAVSPVIGVILMVAITVILAAVIGTFVLGLGDQVQNNAPQATFSFDYNNFDGSDGSVVVTHDGGDTFNSENTQSLTVNADGSEIGDFNVATNDISAGDSATTSAISGGTEVRVIWTSANGGNTATVASGTTPS is encoded by the coding sequence ATGGATATCAAGAACATCTTCACGGACGAGGACGCGGTGTCGCCGGTCATCGGCGTCATCCTGATGGTGGCCATCACCGTCATCCTCGCCGCCGTGATCGGCACATTCGTGCTCGGACTCGGTGACCAGGTACAGAACAACGCGCCGCAGGCGACTTTCAGCTTCGACTACAATAACTTCGATGGGTCAGATGGTAGTGTCGTCGTAACCCACGACGGCGGTGATACGTTCAACAGCGAAAACACGCAGTCGCTGACGGTGAACGCTGATGGAAGTGAAATTGGTGACTTCAATGTCGCTACCAACGACATATCGGCCGGCGACTCCGCAACCACGAGTGCTATTAGTGGCGGCACAGAGGTCCGCGTAATCTGGACCTCCGCCAACGGCGGTAACACTGCAACCGTCGCCTCTGGTACCACCCCGAGCTAA
- a CDS encoding type IV pilin N-terminal domain-containing protein gives MDIKNIFTDEDAVSPVIGVILMVAITVILAAVIGTFVLGLGDQVQNNAPQATFSFDYTEDGSTADSYEVVATHDGGDTFTNENTNSLVVQGTDDSSATISEAFGLSGGVSAGDSATLNGAGDGTDVRIIWTSANGGNTATVASGTVPS, from the coding sequence ATGGATATCAAGAACATCTTCACGGACGAGGACGCGGTGTCGCCGGTCATCGGCGTCATCCTGATGGTCGCCATCACGGTGATTCTGGCGGCCGTTATCGGCACATTCGTGCTCGGTCTGGGTGACCAAGTGCAGAACAATGCGCCGCAGGCAACCTTCAGCTTCGATTACACCGAGGACGGATCCACCGCTGACTCCTACGAAGTCGTGGCTACCCACGACGGTGGCGACACGTTCACCAACGAGAACACGAACAGCCTTGTCGTTCAGGGGACGGACGATAGTTCGGCCACCATCAGCGAGGCCTTCGGGCTTTCCGGTGGCGTGAGCGCTGGCGATAGCGCTACGCTAAACGGCGCGGGTGACGGCACCGACGTCCGCATCATCTGGACCTCGGCCAACGGCGGCAACACCGCGACCGTCGCGTCCGGAACCGTCCCGAGCTAA
- the hpt gene encoding hypoxanthine/guanine phosphoribosyltransferase: MDQLVESLRNTPVIQKGEYHYFVHPISDGVPMLEPSLLREVVIKIIRKADLEDVDKIVTPQAMGIHISTAVSLMTDIPLVVIRKRQYGLEGEVALSQVTGYSESEMYVNDVKPGDRVLVLDDVLSTGGTLKAITGALDEVGAEVVDVVAVIKKEGGENELEGTDYEAKTLVNIRMDGDEVVIVDEQGDG; encoded by the coding sequence ATGGACCAACTCGTCGAGTCGCTGCGGAACACGCCCGTCATCCAGAAGGGAGAGTACCACTACTTCGTCCACCCCATCAGCGACGGGGTGCCGATGCTCGAGCCCTCGCTCCTGCGCGAGGTCGTCATCAAGATCATCCGGAAGGCCGACCTCGAGGACGTCGACAAGATCGTCACGCCACAGGCGATGGGCATCCACATCTCGACGGCCGTCTCGCTGATGACCGACATCCCGCTCGTCGTCATCCGCAAGCGCCAGTACGGGCTGGAGGGCGAGGTGGCGCTCTCGCAGGTCACCGGCTACTCGGAGTCCGAGATGTACGTCAACGACGTGAAGCCGGGCGACCGCGTGCTCGTCCTCGACGACGTGCTCTCGACCGGCGGCACCCTGAAGGCCATCACCGGCGCGCTCGACGAGGTCGGTGCCGAGGTCGTCGACGTCGTCGCCGTCATCAAGAAGGAGGGCGGCGAGAACGAACTCGAAGGGACCGACTACGAGGCCAAGACGCTCGTCAACATCCGCATGGACGGCGACGAAGTCGTCATCGTCGACGAGCAGGGCGACGGCTAG
- a CDS encoding flavodoxin domain-containing protein, whose protein sequence is MVSFLLVYATGEGQTTKVATRIADALAERGHETTTVELGGGGGADVDVEAHDAVLVGASIHMGKHQKAVRRFVESHREALAGRPTAFFQVSLSSATDEGAAEAAEYAEELFERTDWHPDRIGLFGGALRFSEYGLLTRFMMKRIVKENMPDVDTGTDTEFTDWADVDAFANDVAAFVEGRLGVVPPRAD, encoded by the coding sequence ATGGTGTCGTTCCTCCTCGTCTACGCGACCGGTGAAGGACAGACCACGAAAGTCGCGACGCGCATCGCCGACGCGCTCGCCGAGCGCGGCCACGAGACCACGACGGTCGAACTCGGCGGCGGGGGCGGGGCCGACGTCGACGTCGAGGCCCACGACGCGGTGCTCGTCGGTGCCTCCATCCACATGGGCAAGCACCAGAAGGCCGTCCGGCGGTTCGTCGAGTCACACCGGGAGGCGCTCGCCGGGAGACCGACGGCGTTCTTCCAGGTCTCGCTCTCCTCGGCCACCGACGAGGGCGCTGCCGAGGCCGCCGAGTACGCCGAGGAGCTGTTCGAGCGGACCGACTGGCACCCCGACCGCATCGGGCTCTTCGGCGGCGCCCTGCGCTTCTCCGAGTACGGCCTCCTCACCCGGTTCATGATGAAACGCATCGTGAAGGAGAACATGCCAGACGTGGACACCGGGACTGACACGGAGTTCACCGACTGGGCGGACGTGGACGCGTTCGCCAACGACGTCGCCGCGTTCGTCGAAGGCAGACTGGGTGTGGTGCCGCCGCGAGCCGACTGA
- a CDS encoding RNA-guided endonuclease InsQ/TnpB family protein, which translates to MADYEYRTAVKRLRASEEARALLERTLSDWHEACRLATECAWPHTTDARTIQSMAYDAIREQTDLGSQHAILVTKQVASALKTCADRREKGLPTSKPRFRAPTLTYDARCLSLFDDGTVSLATVEGRVRCDLCLPSDGEGYQHQFLEDEAWSLTESTLSLRDEELRLHLGFRRPLSTVETAGNGAVLGVDLGVENIAVTSTARFFSGRELAHVCREHAKRRRSLERVGSRAAHLIVERLGSRERRYIRNRLHEVSRAIVDEASRYDCSIIALENLSSIQCLVSRAEFSHYWAYAALARFVEYKAESEGIEVVFVAPRGTSRTCAECGYCDQSNRRDRATFRCLECGASANADYNAAKNVAMRAVRGGQQSSSRTGTRRCALKSGTVNPNGAFHPYPVGSEEESADESAA; encoded by the coding sequence GTGGCCGACTACGAGTACCGAACGGCGGTGAAGCGCCTGCGCGCGAGCGAGGAAGCCCGAGCGCTGCTGGAGCGGACGCTCTCGGATTGGCACGAGGCGTGCCGACTGGCGACCGAGTGTGCGTGGCCACACACGACCGATGCGCGGACGATCCAGTCGATGGCGTACGACGCCATTCGAGAGCAGACTGACCTGGGCAGTCAACACGCGATTCTCGTGACGAAACAGGTCGCGTCCGCGCTGAAGACGTGTGCGGATCGCCGTGAGAAGGGGCTCCCGACGAGCAAGCCACGCTTCCGCGCGCCAACGCTGACGTACGATGCGCGGTGTCTCTCGCTGTTCGACGACGGGACGGTCTCGCTCGCGACGGTCGAGGGTCGAGTCCGGTGTGACCTGTGCTTGCCGAGCGATGGGGAGGGGTATCAGCACCAGTTCCTCGAGGACGAGGCGTGGTCGCTGACGGAGAGTACCCTGTCACTCCGTGATGAAGAGCTCAGACTCCACCTCGGGTTCCGTCGGCCGCTGAGCACGGTGGAGACTGCCGGGAACGGAGCGGTTCTCGGAGTCGACCTCGGTGTCGAGAATATCGCGGTGACGAGCACGGCGCGGTTCTTCTCGGGCCGTGAATTGGCACACGTCTGTCGCGAGCACGCGAAGCGTCGGCGTTCACTCGAACGGGTCGGGAGTCGTGCTGCGCACCTAATCGTCGAGCGTCTCGGGAGCCGGGAACGCCGGTACATCCGGAATCGGTTGCACGAGGTGTCTCGGGCGATCGTGGACGAGGCTTCTCGCTACGACTGTTCGATCATCGCGCTGGAGAACCTCTCCAGCATCCAGTGTCTGGTCTCCCGAGCCGAGTTCTCGCACTACTGGGCGTACGCGGCGCTGGCCCGGTTCGTCGAGTACAAGGCCGAAAGCGAGGGAATCGAGGTGGTCTTCGTCGCACCGCGAGGAACCTCACGAACGTGTGCCGAGTGTGGGTACTGCGACCAGTCCAACCGGAGGGATAGAGCGACGTTCCGGTGTCTGGAGTGCGGCGCGAGTGCGAATGCGGATTACAACGCCGCGAAGAACGTCGCGATGCGAGCGGTCCGTGGCGGCCAACAGTCGTCGTCACGGACGGGCACCCGTCGGTGTGCCCTGAAATCGGGGACGGTGAATCCGAATGGGGCGTTCCACCCCTACCCAGTCGGGTCCGAGGAGGAGTCCGCCGATGAGTCGGCTGCGTAG
- a CDS encoding GtrA family protein produces the protein MSTQSIGDQLRSLLSVVRFGQFASVGVVGAVCDNAVLLLSSELGLAATLAGFLGVPHLAPEVAKALGIETAIVVMFLLNDNWTFRSADGGGTSRLRRLLTSNLVRVAGIAVQLVVFSFVYRALFVDLSAFGVDLWLLVASLCGIGLGMLVNYVTESLVTWRVHETN, from the coding sequence ATGAGCACCCAGTCCATCGGCGACCAGCTCCGGTCGCTCCTCTCGGTCGTCCGCTTCGGCCAGTTCGCCTCCGTCGGCGTCGTCGGCGCCGTCTGCGACAACGCCGTCCTCCTGCTCAGCTCCGAACTCGGGCTGGCCGCCACACTCGCGGGCTTCCTCGGCGTCCCCCACCTCGCCCCGGAGGTGGCGAAGGCACTCGGTATCGAGACGGCCATCGTCGTGATGTTCCTGCTGAACGACAACTGGACGTTCCGGAGCGCCGACGGCGGGGGGACGAGCCGACTCCGACGACTGCTCACCTCCAACCTCGTCCGCGTCGCCGGCATCGCCGTCCAGCTGGTGGTGTTCTCGTTCGTCTACCGGGCGCTGTTCGTCGACCTCTCGGCGTTCGGCGTCGACCTCTGGCTGCTGGTGGCCTCGCTCTGTGGCATCGGGCTCGGGATGCTCGTCAACTACGTCACCGAGTCGCTCGTCACCTGGCGCGTCCACGAGACGAACTGA
- a CDS encoding glycosyltransferase, protein MSGSLGVVVPAYEPDVELLSTYVRGLDERLAPATIRIEVDAPDPDVVDALESLPAEVSVSPERRGKGAAITAGFEALAPDVEYLLFVDADGSTAAEYAAHVVEAVFDGADVAAGSRRHPEARVLSHQTFARRRLGDAFAWTARRLLAAKLYDYQCGAKAITTAAWERVRPHLYEPGFAWDVELLAVAGALDLDIREVPIEWEDAPESTVDPVRTTLDMGRALFVVRHRAKRIGDRSPPPATRAREETALVERE, encoded by the coding sequence ATGAGTGGTAGCTTGGGTGTGGTGGTCCCGGCCTACGAGCCGGACGTCGAGTTGCTCTCGACGTACGTCCGTGGGCTGGACGAGCGGTTGGCGCCCGCCACCATCCGGATCGAGGTCGACGCCCCCGACCCGGACGTGGTCGACGCGCTCGAGTCCCTCCCCGCGGAGGTGTCCGTCTCCCCCGAGCGCCGGGGCAAGGGTGCCGCTATCACCGCCGGTTTCGAGGCGCTGGCGCCGGACGTGGAGTACCTCCTGTTCGTCGACGCCGACGGTAGCACCGCCGCGGAGTACGCCGCCCACGTCGTCGAGGCGGTGTTCGACGGCGCCGACGTCGCGGCCGGCTCCCGTCGTCACCCCGAGGCACGCGTGTTGAGCCACCAGACGTTCGCTCGCCGGCGGCTCGGCGACGCCTTCGCGTGGACCGCCCGCCGGCTGCTGGCGGCGAAGCTCTACGACTACCAGTGTGGCGCCAAGGCCATCACGACGGCCGCGTGGGAGCGGGTCAGACCGCACCTCTACGAGCCGGGGTTCGCGTGGGACGTCGAACTGCTCGCGGTGGCGGGTGCGCTCGACCTCGACATCAGGGAGGTCCCCATCGAGTGGGAGGACGCCCCCGAATCGACTGTCGACCCCGTGCGGACGACGCTCGACATGGGTCGGGCGCTGTTCGTCGTCCGCCACCGGGCGAAACGCATCGGTGACCGCTCCCCGCCGCCGGCGACGCGGGCGCGAGAGGAGACGGCACTCGTGGAGCGCGAGTGA
- a CDS encoding DUF2298 domain-containing protein: protein MEYGLVVVWAATYLALALAALPLCGALFPRFPDRGAAFALPVALAVLGVVGYLVGHLAFGWPALVAGLVVLVAGSYLVGERADADLDYRAFAESSAVFVLAFVLLVAVRAVDPAVHPIGGEKFLDYGLLRSLLRAPVLPPEDMWFAGEPVKYYYGGHLITALLTDLTFTAPRYAYNLALAGFYATVVTAAYGLAGAIADDYGVSNRLAAGLGAFFVALGANLYTAAQTLLWLLPEGLAGTVAGAVGLPQSALAWRPTEFSYWSASRVMSSEPANPDAFALITEFPIFAWLNGDLHAHMTSTGFLLLVAAICLAYWRTPAEALMRRRLLVFGAVPPLAGLVAVVNTWSFPTVLGVTWLTLAFAPATPLSLLPPRLADLVPEPARADGSGDSRADGGVALTGRQLLREELTRTGGALVLAAGLALLGLLWSLPFWLGTASGRSVGVVPGVNRSALGGLLLVHGGFLLVFVPYVARRGLVAVSQPYLTLATVVLFSLAAWSFGFAGLALFAPLLVTGWYLLRTRTDAGFETLLMIGGLGIVLLVEFLYVVEEAGPGRLNTVFKTYAQVWMLWSVAAGVMLARLTAVGRDSLPAFVGPDRSWRVAGAVLAVVLVFSTGLYAGFALPQHFERGSATANEVGPTLDAVTFVGIQHPREAEAIGWVDSLSGTPTIVTAAPGGYRWDPSTGRGASAPASLTGVPTVAGWYHERGYRGGEVFAARVDDVETIYTGSEAEQAALLAEYDVQYVYVGPAERNRYGSITVTDNAGVTVAESFDAVTIYRVDQSALAG, encoded by the coding sequence ATGGAGTACGGCCTCGTCGTCGTCTGGGCCGCGACGTACCTCGCGCTCGCACTCGCCGCCCTCCCGCTGTGTGGCGCACTGTTCCCTCGCTTCCCCGACCGTGGCGCCGCCTTCGCCCTGCCCGTCGCCCTCGCCGTCCTCGGCGTCGTGGGCTACCTCGTCGGTCACCTCGCCTTCGGGTGGCCCGCACTCGTCGCCGGGCTCGTCGTCCTCGTGGCCGGGTCGTACCTCGTCGGCGAGCGTGCCGACGCCGACCTCGACTACCGCGCGTTCGCCGAGTCGAGCGCCGTCTTCGTCCTCGCGTTCGTCCTCCTCGTCGCGGTGCGTGCCGTCGACCCTGCCGTCCACCCCATCGGCGGCGAGAAGTTCCTCGACTACGGCCTGCTGCGATCGCTCCTGCGGGCGCCGGTCCTCCCGCCCGAGGACATGTGGTTCGCCGGCGAGCCGGTGAAGTACTACTACGGCGGACACCTGATCACGGCGCTGCTGACCGATCTCACGTTCACCGCGCCGCGCTACGCCTACAACCTCGCGCTGGCGGGGTTCTACGCCACCGTCGTCACCGCCGCCTACGGGCTCGCCGGAGCCATCGCCGACGACTATGGCGTCTCGAACCGGCTGGCCGCCGGCCTCGGCGCGTTCTTCGTCGCGCTCGGAGCGAACCTCTACACCGCCGCTCAGACGCTCCTCTGGCTGCTCCCCGAGGGGCTCGCCGGGACCGTCGCGGGCGCCGTAGGCCTCCCGCAGTCGGCGCTCGCGTGGCGCCCCACCGAGTTCTCCTACTGGTCGGCGAGTCGCGTGATGTCCTCCGAGCCCGCGAATCCCGACGCCTTCGCGCTCATCACGGAGTTCCCCATCTTCGCGTGGCTCAACGGCGACCTCCACGCACACATGACGAGCACGGGGTTCCTCCTGCTCGTCGCGGCCATCTGTCTCGCCTACTGGCGGACCCCCGCCGAGGCGCTCATGCGCCGGCGACTGCTCGTCTTCGGCGCGGTGCCGCCGCTGGCGGGCCTCGTCGCGGTCGTCAACACCTGGTCGTTCCCGACGGTGCTGGGCGTGACGTGGCTCACGCTCGCGTTCGCACCCGCCACGCCGCTGTCGCTGTTGCCCCCACGGCTCGCCGACCTGGTGCCCGAGCCGGCCCGGGCGGACGGGAGCGGTGACTCCAGAGCGGACGGCGGGGTCGCGCTCACCGGCCGCCAGCTCCTCCGCGAGGAGCTCACCCGGACCGGCGGGGCGCTCGTCCTCGCCGCCGGCCTCGCCCTGCTGGGTCTGCTCTGGTCGCTCCCCTTCTGGCTCGGGACCGCCTCCGGCCGCTCCGTGGGCGTCGTCCCGGGCGTCAACCGGAGCGCGCTCGGCGGCCTCCTCCTCGTCCACGGTGGCTTCCTCCTCGTGTTCGTCCCCTACGTCGCCCGCCGCGGACTCGTGGCGGTCTCCCAGCCGTACCTCACGCTCGCGACCGTCGTGCTGTTCTCGCTGGCGGCGTGGTCGTTCGGCTTCGCCGGCCTCGCGCTGTTCGCCCCCCTGCTCGTCACCGGCTGGTATCTGCTGCGGACCCGGACCGACGCCGGCTTCGAGACGCTCCTGATGATCGGCGGACTTGGCATCGTCCTGCTCGTCGAGTTCCTCTACGTCGTCGAGGAGGCCGGCCCGGGTCGCCTCAACACCGTCTTCAAGACCTACGCACAGGTGTGGATGCTCTGGTCGGTCGCGGCGGGCGTGATGCTCGCGCGCCTCACCGCGGTCGGCCGTGACTCGCTCCCCGCGTTCGTCGGCCCGGACCGTTCGTGGCGCGTCGCGGGCGCCGTCCTCGCGGTGGTCCTCGTCTTCTCGACGGGCCTGTACGCCGGCTTCGCGCTCCCGCAGCACTTCGAGCGCGGCAGCGCCACCGCCAACGAGGTGGGCCCCACTCTCGACGCGGTCACGTTCGTCGGTATCCAGCACCCGCGCGAGGCCGAGGCCATCGGCTGGGTCGACTCGCTCTCCGGGACGCCCACCATCGTCACCGCCGCCCCCGGTGGCTACCGGTGGGACCCCTCGACCGGGAGAGGGGCGTCGGCTCCCGCCTCGCTGACCGGGGTGCCGACCGTCGCCGGGTGGTACCACGAGCGGGGCTACCGCGGCGGCGAGGTGTTCGCCGCGCGCGTCGACGACGTCGAGACCATCTACACCGGGTCGGAGGCCGAGCAGGCCGCCCTGCTCGCCGAGTACGACGTCCAGTACGTCTACGTCGGCCCGGCCGAGCGCAACCGCTACGGCTCCATCACCGTCACGGACAACGCGGGCGTCACGGTGGCCGAGTCGTTCGACGCGGTGACCATCTACCGCGTCGACCAGTCGGCGCTGGCGGGCTGA
- a CDS encoding DUF7313 family protein, giving the protein MDTFALATGDLFSLFGPVDTYLAPYITYVLLGLLVVNMVFRAVEYNQHVSQAEDGGADALTRNAGRVATNFLLVVGSFYYLTVEPHGGMVFSVLFLGVFITDLFEFESRKVEARRGIPIERPKGAIAASFLSLLYIAYQTLFFVIAPVWNGIV; this is encoded by the coding sequence ATGGACACGTTCGCCCTGGCGACCGGTGACCTGTTCTCGCTGTTCGGGCCGGTCGATACGTATCTGGCGCCGTACATCACGTACGTGCTGCTCGGACTGCTCGTCGTGAACATGGTGTTCCGGGCCGTCGAGTACAACCAGCACGTCTCACAGGCCGAGGATGGGGGGGCCGACGCGCTCACCCGCAATGCCGGCCGCGTCGCCACCAACTTCCTCCTCGTGGTCGGGTCGTTCTACTACCTCACCGTGGAGCCGCACGGCGGGATGGTGTTCTCCGTGCTGTTCCTCGGCGTCTTCATCACCGACCTGTTCGAGTTCGAGTCCCGGAAGGTCGAAGCCCGCCGTGGCATCCCCATCGAGCGGCCGAAAGGCGCCATCGCCGCGTCGTTCCTCAGCCTGCTCTACATCGCCTACCAGACGCTGTTCTTCGTCATCGCGCCGGTCTGGAACGGAATCGTCTAA
- a CDS encoding ATP-NAD kinase, which yields MDGPSEGAGVVGVAGEHPAVVDALVDRGVETVQGEARSVLESDPDVVVAAGEPAVVDLVRAGVDVPVLPFGAGAALRSVPALGVDAVTHLVRGAFDTVERPLLRAVTPLGETVALFDLMLVTDEPARISEYTVWCGAERVQSFRADGVVVATPAGSQGYARAADGAVVAPGTGVVSVIPISPFATNVDSWVLDEDSVGLRVERDETPVELLADGRSSGLVVAGERLRIRRDGSLTLAVVEESLGFFD from the coding sequence ATGGACGGACCGTCGGAGGGCGCGGGTGTCGTCGGCGTGGCCGGTGAGCACCCGGCCGTCGTCGACGCGCTCGTCGACCGCGGGGTCGAGACGGTCCAGGGGGAGGCTCGGTCGGTCCTCGAGAGTGACCCGGACGTGGTGGTCGCGGCCGGCGAACCCGCGGTGGTCGACCTCGTCCGTGCCGGGGTGGACGTGCCGGTGCTCCCGTTCGGTGCGGGGGCGGCGCTCCGGTCGGTCCCGGCACTCGGCGTCGACGCCGTCACCCACCTCGTGCGCGGCGCGTTCGACACCGTCGAGCGGCCGCTCCTCCGTGCGGTGACGCCGCTCGGCGAGACGGTGGCCCTGTTCGATCTGATGCTCGTCACGGACGAACCGGCCCGAATCTCGGAGTACACCGTCTGGTGTGGTGCGGAGCGCGTCCAGAGCTTCCGGGCGGACGGTGTCGTCGTCGCCACGCCGGCCGGGTCACAGGGGTACGCCCGCGCGGCCGACGGTGCGGTCGTCGCCCCCGGCACGGGCGTGGTGTCGGTCATCCCCATCTCGCCGTTCGCCACGAACGTCGACTCGTGGGTGCTCGACGAGGACAGCGTCGGCCTCCGGGTCGAACGCGACGAGACACCCGTCGAACTGCTTGCCGACGGCCGATCCTCGGGTCTGGTGGTGGCGGGCGAGCGACTCCGGATTCGCCGCGACGGGAGTCTGACGCTGGCCGTCGTCGAGGAGAGTCTGGGATTCTTCGACTGA
- a CDS encoding polyprenyl synthetase family protein has translation MRETLAEWRPAVDATIAELLPREVTTEYLAEFFGAPTYEYDAEAVQRALSDPIWELLDRGGKRWRAVLFLMLVEAFDDDPERYLEYACIPEILHNGTIVVDDVEDGATMRRGGEALHHVYGTDVALNAGNAMYFLPLKVVTRNPADLPAERRLAAYEMLMHELNRTHLGQGMDIVWHNQTAVEVTESEYLEMCACKTGCLGRIVARLAATVTDNEASEEAVARYAESMSVAFQIADDILDVEYAMEHGGEFGKGLGNDVREGKKTLLVIHAANRVDEETAARLESLLQAETNTDAEVLEAIEILQDAGAVEYAREFAADLAADARAHLDEADLTEAGADRLAEFTRFVVDREV, from the coding sequence ATGCGCGAGACCCTCGCGGAGTGGCGGCCCGCCGTGGACGCAACGATAGCCGAGCTCCTCCCGCGGGAGGTCACCACGGAGTACCTCGCGGAGTTCTTCGGGGCCCCTACCTACGAGTACGACGCCGAGGCGGTCCAGCGGGCGCTCTCGGACCCCATCTGGGAGCTGCTGGACCGGGGCGGCAAGCGGTGGCGAGCGGTGCTGTTCCTGATGCTCGTCGAGGCGTTCGACGACGACCCCGAGCGGTACCTGGAGTACGCCTGCATCCCCGAGATACTCCACAACGGGACCATCGTGGTCGACGACGTGGAGGACGGCGCGACGATGCGTCGAGGTGGCGAGGCGCTCCACCACGTCTACGGTACCGATGTGGCGCTGAACGCCGGCAACGCGATGTACTTCCTGCCGCTGAAGGTCGTCACGCGGAACCCCGCCGACCTCCCCGCCGAGCGCCGCCTCGCGGCCTACGAGATGCTGATGCACGAGCTGAACCGGACCCACCTCGGCCAGGGGATGGACATCGTCTGGCACAACCAGACCGCCGTCGAGGTGACCGAGTCGGAGTACCTCGAGATGTGTGCCTGCAAGACCGGGTGTCTGGGCCGCATCGTCGCCCGGCTCGCCGCCACCGTCACCGACAACGAGGCGAGCGAGGAGGCGGTCGCCCGCTACGCCGAGTCGATGTCCGTGGCGTTCCAGATCGCCGACGACATCCTCGACGTGGAGTACGCGATGGAACACGGCGGCGAGTTCGGCAAGGGGCTGGGCAACGACGTCCGCGAGGGGAAGAAGACGTTGCTGGTCATCCACGCGGCCAACCGCGTCGACGAGGAGACCGCGGCCCGGCTGGAGTCCCTCCTGCAGGCCGAGACGAACACCGACGCGGAGGTCCTCGAGGCTATCGAGATCCTGCAGGACGCCGGTGCCGTCGAGTACGCCCGCGAGTTCGCGGCCGACCTCGCGGCCGACGCGCGGGCGCACCTCGACGAGGCCGACCTGACGGAGGCGGGCGCGGACCGCCTCGCGGAGTTCACCCGTTTCGTCGTCGACCGGGAGGTCTGA
- a CDS encoding M28 family peptidase, translating to MTDHDWIADTFTSDTGWSHLETLVDIGDRMAGSPGEREAAEATRDALDAVGARDAHLEEFDVQGWVRGDSRIEAGDTEQACIALPRSPAGEVTGELVDVGYGLPEDFEDADLSGKVVMAASNVPSWYDRFVHRREKYYYAVQAGAAAFVFHNHVEGCLAPTGSVGTEDAPIGDVPAVGVSKEVGARLRRRFEDDEVTVAVDCEAPDATSQNVHADLGPDTEECVLLTSHVDAHDIAEGAMDNGAGTAVVVEVAKALAAREDDLDTRVHVLVYGAEEVGLVGSHHDADVRDHGSIEGIVNNDGVVRGRTLKLYTHGFDGLESAAETVAERFDHPVNTTPRLGPHSDHWPYVQWGVPGIHVMSETGDEGRGWGHTRADTLDKLESRDLREQAILLTELTVHLADSATAVEHRDPESIAEQLEAEDLAPGMKVTGDWPY from the coding sequence ATGACCGACCACGACTGGATCGCGGACACCTTCACGAGCGACACCGGCTGGAGCCACCTCGAGACGCTCGTCGACATCGGCGACCGGATGGCCGGGAGTCCGGGCGAGCGCGAGGCGGCCGAGGCCACCCGCGACGCACTCGACGCCGTGGGTGCCCGCGACGCCCACCTCGAGGAGTTCGACGTCCAGGGCTGGGTCCGAGGCGACTCCCGCATCGAGGCCGGCGACACCGAACAGGCGTGCATCGCGCTCCCGCGCTCGCCCGCCGGCGAGGTGACCGGCGAACTCGTCGACGTGGGCTACGGCCTCCCCGAGGACTTCGAGGACGCCGACCTCTCCGGGAAGGTGGTGATGGCCGCCTCGAACGTCCCCTCGTGGTACGACCGGTTCGTCCACCGCCGCGAGAAGTACTACTACGCCGTGCAGGCGGGCGCGGCGGCGTTCGTCTTCCACAACCACGTCGAGGGCTGTCTCGCGCCCACGGGCTCGGTGGGGACCGAGGACGCCCCCATCGGCGACGTGCCCGCCGTCGGCGTCTCGAAGGAGGTCGGCGCCCGCCTCCGCCGCCGCTTCGAGGACGACGAGGTGACCGTCGCCGTCGACTGCGAGGCGCCCGACGCCACCAGTCAGAACGTCCACGCCGACCTCGGGCCGGACACCGAGGAGTGCGTCCTCCTCACCAGCCACGTCGACGCCCACGACATCGCCGAGGGCGCGATGGACAACGGGGCGGGGACGGCCGTCGTCGTCGAGGTGGCGAAGGCGCTCGCGGCCCGCGAGGACGACCTCGACACGCGCGTCCACGTCCTCGTCTACGGTGCCGAGGAGGTCGGCCTCGTCGGCTCGCACCACGACGCCGACGTTCGCGACCACGGCTCGATCGAGGGCATCGTCAACAACGACGGCGTCGTCCGCGGGCGCACGCTCAAGCTCTACACCCACGGGTTCGACGGTCTCGAATCGGCCGCCGAGACGGTGGCAGAGCGGTTCGACCACCCCGTGAACACGACGCCCCGACTCGGGCCGCACTCGGACCACTGGCCCTACGTCCAGTGGGGCGTCCCGGGCATCCACGTGATGAGCGAGACGGGCGACGAAGGCCGTGGCTGGGGCCACACCCGCGCGGACACGCTCGACAAGCTCGAGTCGAGGGACCTCCGCGAGCAGGCCATCCTGCTGACGGAACTCACCGTCCACCTCGCCGATTCGGCGACGGCGGTCGAACACCGCGACCCCGAGTCCATCGCCGAGCAACTGGAGGCCGAGGACCTCGCGCCCGGGATGAAGGTGACCGGCGACTGGCCGTACTGA